From a single Silene latifolia isolate original U9 population chromosome 6, ASM4854445v1, whole genome shotgun sequence genomic region:
- the LOC141587161 gene encoding protein ABCI7, chloroplastic, which produces MSTSTLTPTLLHLHKTSVQPHSLSSSSSHHLSFPQLKFNPRTPKKNPIFSTKSALSDPFVLQVAETLEDSVSSSSIPLPLQKLRDSSSEHLLSLSWPTRKDEPFRFTDTSFIKSSEIQPITDPSKDSDFPTNSDDTHLPNLTIIDGFLADSLTGVSGLPDGVYVGSLSKLNSEGILKRVSEFVTDFEGDLFWSLNGIGAQDMVVIYVPEGCRVENPLHLRYCSVKGSDSGSNTLPVSNPRVLVVVEKGGEVGIVEEYVSGDGEKCYWTNSVIEVVIGEGATVTHSYVQEQSLGAAHIKWTCIRQESSSTYKLVEISSGGKLSRHNLHVQQMGPDTTTEMSTLHLSISDQTQDLHSTLILDHPRGTSSQLHKCIVGHPRGQAVFDGNVRVNRYAQQTDAGQLTRSLLLVPQATVNVKPNLQIIADDVKCSHGAAISDLEDDQLFYFLARGIDLETARKALIFSFGSEVIERIPFAYVKEKAKRHINELLTSTLH; this is translated from the exons ATGTCTACTTCTACACTAACTCCCACCCTTCTTCATCTTCACAAAACCTCCGTTCAACCTCACTCTCTCTCATCTTCATCCTCTCATCATCTTTCATTTCCCCAACTTAAATTCAATCCCAGAACACCCAAAAAAAACCCAATTTTCTCCACTAAATCAGCTCTTTCTGACCCTTTTGTTCTTCAAGTTGCTGAAACCCTAGAAGATTCCGTTTCTTCATCTTCAATTCCCTTACCTTTACAAAAACTAAGAGATTCATCATCAGAACATCTCCTCTCACTCTCATGGCCCACTAGAAAAGATGAACCCTTTCGTTTTACTGACACTTCCTTCATTAAATCCTCTGAAATTCAACCAATTACCGACCCATCAAAAGATTCAGACTTTCCAACCAATTCGGATGATACCCATTTGCCCAATTTGACAATAATTGATGGGTTTTTGGCGGATTCGTTAACCGGGGTTTCGGGTTTACCCGATGGAGTATATGTAGGCAGCTTGTCAAAGCTGAATTCTGAGGGTATTCTCAAAAGGGTATCTGAATTTGTGACAGATTTTGAGGGGGATTTGTTTTGGTCATTGAATGGGATTGGAGCTCAGGATATGGTGGTAATTTATGTGCCTGAAGGGTGTAGGGTAGAGAACCCTTTGCATTTGAGGTATTGTTCGGTTAAAGGGAGTGATTCCGGGTCGAATACGTTGCCTGTTTCGAACCCGAGGGTTTTAGTGGTGGTGGAGAAGGGAGGGGAAGTGGGCATTGTTGAGGAGTATGTGAGTGGAGATGGGGAAAAGTGTTATTGGACTAATTCAGTAATTGAGGTTGTTATTGGTGAAGGAGCAACTGTTACTCATTCTTATGTTCAGGAACAATCTTTGGGAGCTGCCCATATTAAGTGGACTTGCATCAGGCAG GAATCATCTAGCACATATAAGCTTGTCGAGATAAGCTCAGGAGGTAAACTAAGCCGACACAATCTTCATGTTCAGCAAATGGGCCCTGATACAACTACAGAAATGTCAACACTGCACCTGTCTATTAGCGATCAAACCCAGGATTTACACAGCACTCTGATATTGGATCATCCACGTGGTACCTCAAGTCAGCTTCACAAGTGCATTGTGGGTCACCCTCGTGGACAAGCTGTATTTGATGGGAATGTGAGAGTCAATAG ATATGCCCAGCAGACAGATGCAGGCCAGCTTACAAGGAGTCTTCTTCTCGTGCCACAGGCAACAGTAAATGTCAAACCAAATCTCCAAATTATTGCAGATGATGTCAAGTGCTCTCATGGAGCCGCTATTAGTGACCTAGAAGACGACCAGCTCTTCTATTTCCTGGCTCGGGGTATCGACTTGGAAACGGCTAGAAAGGCTCTTATTTTCTCTTTCGGATCCGAGGTCATTGAGCGCATTCCTTTTGCTTATGTGAAGGAGAAGGCAAAGCGTCATATTAATGAGTTGCTCACATCAACTCTACACTAA
- the LOC141587160 gene encoding pentatricopeptide repeat-containing protein At5g46580, chloroplastic — translation MSASFTMSLDLHCSLNAPKSTDLKHPSFFTKSFKHPSKKFTILCNNSSKSPPKFEESKKNPSLSEQLKPLSTTILSENGKQLLTKPPKSTWVNPTKPKPSVLSLRRHKRSPYSFNPRIRELKLFGQKLNDCGDYDEAFLSLLEDVPHEINRENALLLLNSLRPWEKTLAFFNWMKTRNLFPMETIFYNVTMKSLRFGRQFEVIEGLANEMIENEIALDNITYSTIISCAKRCSLFDKAVEWFERMYKTGVMPDEVTYSAVLDVYAKIGKVEEVMSLYERGRASGWTPDQVAFSVLCKMFGEAGDYDGIRFVLQEMKALGVQPNLVVYNTLLEAMGKAGKPGLARSLFEEMIESGVTPNEKTLTALVKVYGKARWGRDALELWERMRSSGWPMDFILYNTLLSMCADLGLEEEAEKLFEDMKRSNHCSPDGFTYTAMLNIYCSGGKVDRAMELFTDMSDAGVKLNVMGCTCLVQCLGRSQRIDDLVRIFEVSIENGIKPDDRLCGCLLSVVSFCDNIEDANKVLGCLEQSNPKLVAFISLIDAKGTKFETLKEEFKAILTNTQIDSRRPFCNCLIDICRKRNLEERAHELLYLGTVFGLYPGLHKKAGSEWSLNVRSLSVGAAQTAFEEWMTSLSNVLERQEALPELFSAYTGAGTHKFSQGLASAFASHVEELKAPFRLSEDKAGCFVATRDELVSWVQSRDSSLALTA, via the coding sequence ATGTCTGCTTCCTTCACTATGTCTCTTGATCTCCATTGCAGCTTAAATGCACCCAAATCCACTGACCTAAAACACCCTTCTTTCTTCACTAAATCTTTCAAACACCCTTCTAAAAAATTCACAATTTTGTGTAATAATTCCTCTAAATCCCCTCCCAAATTTGAAGAATCCAAGAAAAACCCTTCACTCTCTGAACAACTTAAGCCTCTTTCCACTACAATTCTCTCAGAAAATGGTAAACAACTTCTTACTAAACCACCTAAGTCAACTTGGGTTAATCCCACTAAACCAAAGCCTTCTGTTCTTTCGCTTCGTCGCCATAAGCGGTCCCCTTACTCCTTTAATCCCAGGATTAGGGAGCTTAAGCTCTTTGGTCAGAAGCTTAATGATTGTGGGGATTATGATGAGGCTTTTCTTTCTCTTCTTGAGGATGTCCCTCATGAGATTAATAGAGAAAATGCCCTTTTGCTGCTTAATTCATTGAGACCTTGGGAAAAGACTTTAGCTTTCTTTAATTGGATGAAAACCCGAAATTTGTTTCCCATGGAAACTATATTTTATAATGTTACTATGAAGTCTTTGAGGTTTGGTAGGCAATTTGAGGTTATTGAGGGTCTGGCTAATGAAATGATTGAGAATGAGATTGCTTTGGATAATATCACGTATTCGACTATTATCTCTTGTGCTAAGAGGTGTAGTTTGTTTGATAAGGCCGTGGAGTGGTTTGAGAGGATGTATAAGACTGGAGTGATGCCTGACGAAGTTACTTACTCTGCTGTTTTAGATGTGTATGCCAAGATAGGAAAGGTTGAGGAGGTTATGAGTTTGTATGAACGAGGACGGGCTAGTGGGTGGACGCCGGATCAAGTTGCATTTTCTGTTCTTTGTAAGATGTTTGGTGAGGCTGGAGATTATGATGGTATTAGGTTTGTATTGCAGGAGATGAAGGCTCTTGGAGTGCAGCCTAATTTAGTCGTTTACAATACATTGTTAGAGGCAATGGGTAAGGCTGGAAAGCCTGGTTTGGCTAGGAGTTTATTTGAGGAAATGATTGAATCGGGTGTCACACCGAACGAAAAAACCTTAACTGCACTTGTCAAAGTCTATGGAAAGGCGAGGTGGGGTCGTGATGCTTTGGAGCTGTGGGAGCGGATGAGGTCAAGTGGGTGGCCTATGGATTTCATCTTGTACAATACGCTTTTGAGTATGTGTGCCGATCTTGGTTTGGAAGAGGAGGCCGAAAAGCTTTTCGAGGATATGAAGCGTTCTAATCATTGTAGTCCAGATGGCTTCACCTACACAGCTATGCTTAACATCTACTGTAGTGGTGGGAAAGTTGATAGGGCGATGGAACTGTTTACCGACATGTCTGACGCTGGTGTTAAGCTTAATGTCATGGGTTGCACTTGTTTGGTTCAATGCTTAGGAAGGAGTCAACGAATAGATGACTTGGTTAGAATTTTCGAAGTTTCAATTGAAAATGGTATCAAGCCAGATGATAGGCTTTGTGGCTGCCTATTATCTGTTGTGTCCTTCTGTGACAATATAGAAGATGCTAACAAGGTTCTTGGTTGTTtggaacaatcaaacccgaaactGGTTGCCTTTATCAGTCTAATTGATGCCAAAGGAACTAAATTTGAGACATTGAAGGAAGAGTTCAAGGCTATACTCACCAACACCCAAATTGATTCTCGAAGACCCTTCTGTAACTGCTTGATTGACATTTGCAGAAAACGGAACCTTGAAGAACGAGCTCACGAGCTTCTGTACTTGGGTACTGTTTTCGGGTTATATCCCGGGTTACACAAAAAAGCCGGTAGTGAGTGGAGCTTGAATGTTAGGTCACTATCAGTTGGTGCAGCTCAAACGGCTTTTGAAGAGTGGATGACAAGCCTGTCTAATGTTTTAGAGCGCCAAGAAGCATTGCCGGAGTTATTTTCAGCTTATACAGGTGCAGGAACTCACAAATTCTCACAAGGTCTAGCTAGTGCTTTTGCTTCTCATGTAGAGGAGTTGAAAGCACCATTTAGGCTGAGCGAAGATAAAGCAGGTTGTTTTGTAGCTACTCGAGATGAGCTAGTATCATGGGTACAGTCTCGGGATTCATCTCTGGCATTAACTGCTTAA